Proteins found in one Thermaerobacter subterraneus DSM 13965 genomic segment:
- a CDS encoding PRD domain-containing protein, translating into MSRDHQSEARRARPGRGIAGPGEEGPAGYRVMQVLNNNAVLARDGNGRAVVLQGRGLGYRSRQSRWVAAGDPAIEAVYVAEPAAVPAPDWLPGVVARLVQRAEAALGEPVDPHIVPALVDHLAFALHRVRQGLPLENPFLDEIEVLFPEELLLARQLLADVAAAGGPALPPAEAGFVALHLRAARAGVPVKQPARDTALVHELVEWVRRRLEVPLRPGNLDHARLVAHLRYLVDAVAQGGGTPNPLLPRIREEFPQAMALAEEMGAEIARRLGKPVPEDDLGYVALHLAKLMLEGRPPEGTAPSGRE; encoded by the coding sequence ATGTCCCGCGACCACCAGTCCGAGGCGCGCCGGGCGCGGCCCGGCCGGGGCATCGCCGGGCCCGGTGAGGAGGGCCCGGCGGGGTACCGGGTGATGCAAGTCCTCAACAACAACGCGGTCCTGGCCCGGGACGGGAACGGCCGGGCCGTAGTGCTGCAGGGCCGCGGCCTGGGTTACCGGTCCCGGCAATCCCGCTGGGTTGCCGCCGGTGATCCCGCCATCGAAGCCGTCTACGTTGCCGAACCGGCGGCGGTGCCCGCCCCGGACTGGTTGCCGGGCGTGGTGGCACGGCTCGTGCAGCGGGCGGAGGCGGCCCTGGGCGAACCGGTGGACCCCCACATCGTGCCCGCCCTGGTGGACCACCTGGCCTTCGCCCTGCACCGGGTGCGCCAGGGCCTCCCCCTGGAGAACCCTTTCCTGGACGAGATCGAGGTGCTGTTCCCGGAGGAACTGCTCCTGGCCCGCCAGCTGCTGGCGGACGTGGCCGCTGCCGGCGGGCCGGCTCTGCCACCGGCGGAAGCCGGTTTCGTGGCCCTGCACCTGCGAGCGGCCCGGGCGGGCGTCCCGGTCAAGCAGCCGGCCCGGGACACGGCGCTGGTGCACGAGCTGGTGGAGTGGGTCCGGCGGCGGCTCGAGGTGCCGCTGCGCCCTGGCAACCTGGATCACGCCCGGCTGGTGGCCCACCTGCGCTACCTGGTCGACGCCGTGGCGCAGGGTGGCGGAACCCCCAACCCCCTGCTGCCCCGGATCCGGGAGGAGTTCCCCCAGGCCATGGCCCTGGCGGAGGAGATGGGGGCAGAAATCGCCCGGCGGCTGGGCAAGCCCGTGCCCGAAGACGACCTGGGCTACGTGGCCCTGCACCTGGCCAAACTGATGCTGGAGGGCAGGCCCCCGGAAGGAACGGCACCCTCAGGGCGCGAATAA
- a CDS encoding DUF2512 family protein has product MLRAGPAAAEEQGLPPGPEGDRHRSAAAGWRWRQAAGVILTVVASVTATELARRAGSPAWLVVLAAAVPLASGTAWLDRQWGRWCRQEEDRRWLVETVLDEFRSRATAVTLAAGMLRRSRSQASGGASAVDPATPAAPAGPASPVSPATFPAVPAPASPVAPAAAARETAAIPRPRLPDPPDRPDARASLAGPGGGWGRIVPLRVQEGLPAGRFADERSHTHVLVQLEAEAELLRLSALQLACWLRLQARRVRPERERVDLAAVAERVARRLAAVALARQVQVTLAGRSGTAMVVRGDRALLELLCSSLVAAVIDRCPPGSRLEMRVDGDGAAVVLDLEAQLPAPGGDGGRPGMNPAEGRAVLLPQAVRDARPGAVAAGSRAGGPAGPAGSTAGRTGPAGGAAVGNRWRRGVTSPLALELVAAVAGLHAGRWRAAPGGLRWTVELPAAHGPFGILRSLVRPAPSPGLPASRPSPLVKARVTPGIVSPVAGLAAARAAAPRALARRATVVAPAVVPGGARVAPSPARWASPRRAGGARPLSPGGPGRPAGQAGGPAGRRHGWRPPGLRGILTRVRAVPHLSALAVKFVATAAVLLWILPAGGSMAGPGALLLLAAAVTLAGYVTGDRIVLPVGGQAVAMVVDVLLAALILAVAGYLWPALALRPGPVGLASLALGIAEFFFHRYLKTRGLARPVPGE; this is encoded by the coding sequence GTGCTGCGGGCCGGGCCGGCAGCAGCCGAGGAGCAGGGCCTTCCCCCCGGGCCTGAGGGGGACCGGCACCGGAGCGCCGCCGCCGGGTGGCGGTGGCGCCAGGCCGCGGGCGTCATCCTCACGGTGGTGGCCAGCGTCACCGCGACCGAACTGGCCCGCCGCGCCGGCAGCCCGGCCTGGCTAGTGGTCCTGGCCGCAGCCGTACCTCTGGCGTCGGGTACCGCCTGGCTCGACCGGCAGTGGGGCCGCTGGTGCCGGCAGGAAGAGGACCGGCGCTGGCTGGTGGAAACGGTTCTGGACGAGTTCCGCTCCCGGGCCACCGCCGTCACCCTGGCGGCCGGCATGTTGCGGCGCAGCCGCTCCCAGGCCTCCGGCGGGGCCTCTGCGGTGGATCCCGCGACCCCGGCCGCGCCCGCTGGCCCGGCCTCGCCCGTCTCGCCGGCGACCTTCCCGGCGGTGCCGGCTCCCGCCTCCCCGGTGGCGCCGGCTGCCGCGGCTAGGGAGACTGCCGCCATCCCCAGGCCCCGGCTTCCTGATCCCCCGGACCGGCCGGACGCCCGCGCGTCCCTCGCCGGCCCTGGCGGCGGGTGGGGGCGCATCGTTCCCCTTCGCGTGCAGGAGGGGTTGCCCGCCGGCCGGTTCGCTGACGAGCGGTCCCACACCCACGTGCTGGTCCAGCTGGAGGCCGAGGCCGAGCTGCTGCGCCTCAGCGCCTTGCAGCTGGCCTGCTGGCTGCGCCTCCAGGCCCGGCGGGTGCGGCCCGAACGGGAACGGGTCGACCTGGCCGCCGTGGCCGAGCGGGTCGCCCGCCGGCTGGCTGCCGTGGCCCTGGCCCGCCAGGTGCAGGTCACGCTGGCCGGCCGGTCCGGGACGGCCATGGTGGTGCGCGGCGACCGGGCGTTGCTCGAGCTGCTGTGCTCGAGCCTGGTGGCGGCGGTCATCGACCGCTGCCCGCCCGGAAGCCGCCTGGAGATGCGGGTTGACGGTGACGGGGCGGCGGTCGTGCTGGACCTGGAGGCGCAGCTGCCGGCTCCGGGCGGCGACGGGGGCCGGCCCGGGATGAACCCGGCGGAGGGCAGGGCGGTGCTCTTGCCGCAGGCGGTCCGCGACGCTCGCCCTGGCGCCGTTGCGGCCGGCTCCCGGGCCGGCGGCCCGGCAGGCCCCGCCGGTTCCACTGCAGGACGAACCGGCCCCGCGGGAGGGGCGGCCGTGGGCAACCGGTGGCGCCGCGGCGTGACCTCGCCCCTGGCCCTGGAGCTGGTGGCGGCGGTAGCGGGCCTGCACGCCGGCCGCTGGCGGGCGGCGCCCGGCGGGTTGCGGTGGACCGTCGAGTTGCCCGCGGCCCACGGCCCCTTCGGCATCCTCCGGTCGCTGGTGCGCCCGGCGCCCTCTCCAGGTTTGCCGGCTTCGCGCCCCAGTCCCCTGGTCAAGGCGCGGGTCACCCCGGGGATCGTCTCGCCGGTGGCGGGTCTTGCCGCCGCCCGGGCCGCCGCCCCTCGCGCCCTTGCCCGGCGGGCCACGGTCGTGGCGCCGGCGGTGGTCCCCGGCGGGGCCAGGGTGGCGCCCTCGCCGGCGCGGTGGGCCAGCCCGCGCCGCGCCGGCGGTGCGCGCCCCTTGTCCCCTGGCGGCCCTGGGCGGCCCGCGGGGCAGGCCGGGGGTCCGGCCGGCCGGAGGCACGGGTGGCGGCCGCCCGGGTTGCGGGGAATCCTAACCAGGGTGAGAGCCGTGCCGCACCTCTCGGCGCTGGCCGTGAAATTCGTCGCCACGGCGGCCGTCCTGCTCTGGATCCTCCCTGCAGGCGGGAGCATGGCCGGACCCGGTGCTCTGCTCCTTCTGGCTGCCGCCGTCACCCTGGCCGGTTACGTCACCGGCGATCGCATCGTCCTGCCCGTCGGCGGGCAGGCGGTGGCGATGGTGGTGGACGTCCTGCTGGCGGCCCTGATCCTGGCGGTGGCCGGCTACCTGTGGCCGGCCCTGGCCCTGCGGCCGGGACCGGTGGGGCTGGCGTCCCTGGCCCTGGGCATCGCCGAGTTCTTCTTCCACCGGTACTTGAAGACACGGGGGCTGGCCCGGCCGGTGCCGGGCGAGTAG
- a CDS encoding M20/M25/M40 family metallo-hydrolase, with translation MDAAEVLARLASIAGPPGHEGPVAAAVEELWRPLAAEVRRDALGNVIAVVRGEGLALPGGRRASVMWAAHMDEIALLVAAIEDEGFLRVDAAGGADPRNLLGLEVTVHTAGGPLAGVVGTKPPHLTSAEEARQVPRLRDLFVDVGLPAEAVRRRVRVGDPVTLRQSPARLQGRRMTGKSLDNRVGVTVLTLALADLARRRHAVDVYAVATVQEEVGLRGAATSAYGLDPTLAIAVDVTFGDQPGVPDGKTVELGKGAAVAQGANIHPRVLEALREAAKAEGIATQPEPIPGASGTDAWAIQIAREGIPTGLVSVPLRHMHSPAEVVDLGDVQEAARLLAATAARLDAGAASRLVGPGWQEVRAGAAGAAQ, from the coding sequence TTGGATGCGGCGGAAGTGCTGGCCCGCCTCGCCTCCATCGCCGGTCCCCCGGGCCATGAGGGGCCCGTGGCGGCGGCGGTGGAAGAGCTCTGGCGGCCCCTGGCCGCCGAGGTGCGCCGGGACGCCCTGGGCAACGTGATCGCCGTGGTGCGGGGCGAGGGGCTGGCCCTCCCCGGCGGGCGGCGGGCCAGCGTGATGTGGGCGGCCCACATGGACGAGATCGCCCTGCTGGTGGCCGCCATCGAGGACGAGGGCTTCCTGCGGGTCGACGCCGCCGGCGGCGCCGACCCCCGCAACCTTTTGGGGCTCGAGGTCACGGTCCACACCGCGGGCGGGCCCCTCGCCGGCGTGGTGGGGACCAAGCCGCCCCACCTGACCAGCGCCGAAGAGGCGCGCCAGGTGCCCCGCCTGCGGGACCTGTTCGTCGACGTGGGCCTGCCGGCGGAGGCGGTGCGGCGCCGGGTGCGGGTGGGCGACCCCGTCACCCTCCGCCAGTCGCCGGCGCGCCTTCAGGGCCGGCGCATGACGGGCAAGAGCCTGGACAACCGGGTGGGCGTCACGGTGCTGACCCTGGCCCTGGCCGATCTGGCCCGCCGGCGCCACGCCGTGGACGTGTACGCCGTGGCCACGGTCCAGGAGGAAGTGGGGCTGCGGGGGGCCGCCACCAGCGCCTACGGCCTCGACCCCACCCTGGCCATCGCCGTGGACGTGACCTTCGGCGACCAGCCCGGCGTGCCCGACGGCAAGACCGTGGAACTGGGCAAGGGCGCGGCGGTCGCCCAGGGGGCCAACATCCACCCGCGGGTGCTGGAGGCCCTGCGGGAGGCGGCGAAGGCCGAGGGCATCGCCACCCAGCCCGAGCCCATTCCGGGCGCCTCGGGCACCGACGCCTGGGCGATCCAGATCGCCCGCGAGGGGATCCCCACGGGCCTGGTGTCGGTGCCGCTGCGGCACATGCACAGCCCGGCGGAGGTGGTCGACCTGGGCGACGTCCAGGAGGCGGCCCGCTTGCTGGCCGCCACGGCGGCCCGGCTCGACGCCGGGGCTGCCAGCCGGCTGGTGGGTCCGGGCTGGCAGGAGGTGAGGGCGGGTGCTGCTGGCGCGGCTCAGTGA
- a CDS encoding M42 family metallopeptidase produces MLLARLSEARGVSGDEGAVRELLLEAVRPHIDAYRIDGMGNLLVVKGKDKPGPRVMVAAHMDEVGVMITRIEKSGLLRFAKVGGLDDRLLPGKRVRVGPDGVPGVIGSKPIHLDRKASSVTPADELYIDIGATSREEAEKLVRPGQYATFDTAFGELGQGCWKGKAFDDRVGCALLAALLEEDYDFPFYGAFTVQEEIGLRGAATAAYAIAPDVALVLEGTTCADIPGADEHGQSTRLGHGPAITAMDRTVIPPRWLTDRLVAAAERRGIPYQWKRTTFGGTDAGRIHQARAGIPSAVVSVPCRYIHSPCAVMSQQDYHDAARLVRGFLEDLSEGGVPRHGD; encoded by the coding sequence GTGCTGCTGGCGCGGCTCAGTGAGGCCCGGGGCGTTTCCGGGGACGAGGGGGCGGTGCGCGAGCTCCTGCTGGAGGCGGTGCGCCCCCACATCGACGCCTACCGCATCGACGGCATGGGCAACCTGCTGGTCGTCAAGGGGAAGGACAAGCCCGGCCCCAGGGTCATGGTGGCCGCCCACATGGACGAGGTCGGCGTGATGATCACCCGGATCGAGAAGAGCGGCCTCCTGCGTTTTGCCAAGGTCGGCGGCCTGGACGACCGGCTGCTGCCCGGCAAGCGGGTGCGGGTGGGGCCGGACGGCGTGCCCGGGGTCATCGGCAGCAAGCCGATCCACCTGGACCGCAAGGCGAGCAGCGTGACCCCCGCGGACGAGCTCTACATCGACATCGGGGCCACCTCCCGCGAGGAGGCGGAGAAGCTGGTTCGTCCCGGGCAGTACGCCACCTTCGACACGGCCTTCGGCGAGCTGGGCCAGGGCTGCTGGAAGGGAAAGGCCTTCGACGACCGGGTGGGTTGCGCGCTGCTGGCCGCCCTTCTGGAGGAGGACTACGACTTCCCCTTCTACGGCGCCTTCACCGTCCAGGAGGAGATCGGCCTCAGGGGCGCGGCCACGGCGGCCTATGCCATCGCGCCCGACGTGGCCCTGGTGCTGGAGGGCACCACCTGCGCCGACATCCCCGGTGCGGACGAACACGGCCAGTCCACCCGCCTCGGGCACGGGCCGGCCATCACCGCCATGGACCGGACGGTGATCCCGCCCCGCTGGCTGACGGACCGGCTGGTGGCGGCGGCCGAGCGGCGGGGCATCCCCTACCAGTGGAAGCGGACCACCTTCGGCGGCACCGACGCCGGCCGGATCCACCAGGCGCGCGCCGGCATCCCGTCGGCGGTGGTCTCGGTGCCGTGCCGCTACATCCACTCCCCCTGCGCGGTGATGAGCCAGCAGGACTATCACGATGCGGCCAGGCTGGTCCGCGGGTTTCTTGAAGACCTGAGCGAAGGAGGCGTGCCCCGCCATGGTGACTGA
- a CDS encoding M42 family metallopeptidase — protein MVTDDMTAGRAGPGGEPPHPSGAGREPQPVAAPAAEREEPAGESRLIGFLRDLTQTYGPSGREEAVREYIRARVEAWADEVRVDALGNLIARRGPRGGAAPGRGGGSGRRIMVAAHMDEIALIATHIDEKGFIRVEPVGGQDPVILMGQRVEFAGGVIGVVSSEKLDGARDLKMGKLFVDIGAASGDDARRSVRVGDMAVFHRPLERAGRRLVAKAMDDRSGCAVVMEAMARLEDSPHEVFFVFTVQEEVGLRGARTASFGIEPDVAVAVDITLAGDTPEPEHRVAVELGKGPAVKVKDNSQIAHPLVRRWMEGTAEAEGITYQLEVLPFGGTDAGAMQLARAGVPAGTLSIPTRYAHTPGEMVDAGDLEGAVRLLVAMLQRPLPEL, from the coding sequence ATGGTGACTGACGACATGACGGCCGGTCGGGCCGGGCCGGGCGGCGAGCCGCCGCACCCCTCCGGTGCGGGCCGCGAACCGCAGCCCGTTGCCGCCCCGGCCGCGGAGCGGGAGGAGCCGGCGGGCGAATCCCGCCTGATCGGGTTCCTCCGCGACCTGACCCAGACCTACGGCCCGTCGGGCCGGGAGGAGGCCGTGCGCGAGTACATTCGCGCGCGGGTGGAGGCCTGGGCCGACGAGGTGCGGGTGGACGCCCTGGGCAACCTGATCGCGCGGCGCGGGCCGCGGGGTGGGGCGGCCCCGGGCCGCGGCGGCGGTTCGGGGCGGCGGATCATGGTGGCGGCCCACATGGACGAGATCGCCCTCATCGCCACCCACATCGACGAGAAGGGTTTCATCCGGGTCGAACCGGTGGGCGGGCAGGATCCCGTCATCCTCATGGGCCAGCGGGTCGAGTTTGCCGGCGGCGTGATCGGCGTGGTCTCCAGCGAGAAACTGGACGGCGCCCGCGACCTCAAGATGGGCAAGCTGTTCGTGGACATCGGCGCCGCCTCGGGCGACGACGCGCGCCGCTCCGTGCGGGTCGGCGACATGGCCGTGTTCCACCGGCCCCTGGAGCGGGCGGGCCGGCGCCTGGTGGCCAAGGCCATGGACGACCGCTCGGGTTGCGCGGTGGTCATGGAGGCCATGGCGCGGCTGGAGGACTCGCCCCACGAGGTGTTCTTCGTCTTCACGGTCCAGGAGGAGGTGGGCCTGCGCGGCGCCCGCACCGCCTCCTTCGGCATCGAGCCGGACGTGGCGGTGGCGGTGGACATCACCCTGGCCGGGGACACCCCGGAGCCTGAGCACCGGGTGGCGGTGGAACTGGGCAAGGGGCCGGCCGTCAAGGTGAAGGACAACAGCCAGATCGCCCACCCGCTGGTGCGCCGCTGGATGGAAGGCACGGCGGAGGCGGAGGGGATCACGTACCAGCTGGAGGTGCTGCCCTTCGGCGGCACCGACGCCGGCGCGATGCAGCTGGCCCGGGCCGGGGTGCCGGCGGGGACCCTCTCCATTCCCACGCGGTACGCCCACACGCCGGGGGAGATGGTCGATGCCGGCGACCTGGAGGGGGCCGTGCGGCTGCTGGTCGCCATGCTGCAGCGCCCGTTGCCGGAACTCTAG
- a CDS encoding ferredoxin, which produces MIYVICEPCIGTKDQSCVEVCPVDCIYEGEDQFFIHPEECIGCSACAAVCPVEAIYDEDEVPEQWEHYKEKARKFFEERGQL; this is translated from the coding sequence ATGATCTACGTCATCTGCGAGCCGTGCATCGGCACCAAGGACCAGTCCTGCGTCGAGGTCTGCCCGGTGGACTGCATCTACGAGGGCGAGGACCAGTTCTTCATCCACCCGGAGGAGTGCATCGGCTGCAGCGCCTGCGCGGCCGTTTGCCCCGTCGAGGCGATCTACGACGAGGACGAGGTCCCCGAGCAGTGGGAGCACTACAAGGAGAAGGCCCGCAAGTTCTTCGAGGAACGCGGCCAGCTCTGA
- a CDS encoding DUF1801 domain-containing protein, whose product MSGTRCDLGETAVLEKIQTWREPFRSYGLRLHRVILDAVPGLTPRLWYGMPGYARGSGPVLCFFRADERFMTFGLTDKAHFEREPNQADQFMPSAWFFTHLDELTEMRVAAIVRNATAARRP is encoded by the coding sequence TTGAGTGGTACAAGATGCGACCTAGGCGAAACCGCCGTTCTGGAGAAGATCCAAACGTGGCGGGAACCCTTCCGGTCCTACGGCTTGCGGCTGCATCGGGTCATCCTCGATGCCGTGCCCGGACTCACCCCGCGACTGTGGTACGGCATGCCCGGATACGCCAGGGGCAGCGGTCCTGTCCTCTGCTTCTTCCGAGCCGACGAGCGCTTCATGACCTTCGGCCTGACGGACAAAGCGCACTTCGAGCGGGAGCCGAACCAGGCCGACCAGTTCATGCCCAGTGCCTGGTTTTTCACGCACCTGGACGAGCTAACGGAGATGCGCGTCGCCGCCATCGTGCGGAACGCCACGGCGGCTCGCCGGCCCTGA
- a CDS encoding aconitate hydratase, whose product MAERRDPFGVRTTLETPGGPVVIYSLPRLAEAAGVDLDRLPFTIRILLENLLRNLDGETVTEDDVLALARWQPKPDGREIGWMPSRVLLQDFTGVPAVVDLAAMRSAVARMGGDPKRINPLVPADLVIDHSVIVDAFGTQYAFFYNVEKEFERNRERYTLLRWAQNAFDNFRVVPPGTGIVHQVNLEYLAKVVHRREEHGEVRAYPDTLVGTDSHTTMVNGMGVLGWGVGGIEAEAVMLGQPYFMQVPEVVGFRLTGQLPEGATATDLVLTVTQMLRKKGVVGKFVEFFGPGLSNLPLADRATIGNMAPEYGATCGFFPVDRETLGYLRLTGRDEEHIALVERYCKEQGLYRTDQTPDPVYSDVLELDLGDVEPSLAGPRRPQDRVPLREAGRAFREALATFGKKPSDTSVPFRPGAEPGREAARAGAAAAGGDGAGAGAAHAGSSGEGGGVAVLTRPRTTTELTHGSVVIAAITSCTNTSNPSVMLAAGLLAKKAVERGLTVKPYVKTSLAPGSRVVTDYLREAGLLPYLEALRFHVVGYGCTTCIGNSGALPEDVAQAITENDLVAAAVLSGNRNFEGRINPLVKANYLASPPLVVAYALAGTVDINLLEDPLGYDPNGRPVYLRDIWPTQEEIQATIRQVVRPELFKKEYARVFEGPEQWRQLPAPEGDLYNWDPASTYIQEPPFFKDMGDEPGRPEDIVRARVLALLGDSITTDHISPAGSIPKNSPAGQYLLERGVKWEEFNTYGSRRGNHEVMMRGTFANIRLRNQLVPGTEGGWTLHIPSGQKMTIYDAAMRYQQEGTPLIVIGGKEYGTGSSRDWAAKGTYLLGVKAVIAESFERIHRSNLVGMGVLPLQFVDGQNAASLGLTGTEEYSITGIGEGLAPRKRLQVTARRDDGSEVRFEVLCRLDTPIEVEYYRHGGILQKVLRQIMRAA is encoded by the coding sequence ATGGCCGAGCGACGCGACCCGTTTGGCGTGCGCACCACCCTGGAGACGCCGGGCGGCCCCGTGGTGATCTACAGCCTGCCCAGGCTGGCCGAGGCGGCCGGCGTCGACCTGGATCGCCTGCCTTTCACCATCCGCATCCTGCTGGAGAACCTGCTGCGCAACCTGGACGGCGAGACCGTCACCGAGGACGACGTCCTGGCCCTGGCCCGCTGGCAGCCCAAGCCCGACGGGCGGGAGATCGGCTGGATGCCCTCCCGGGTGCTGCTCCAGGACTTCACCGGCGTGCCGGCGGTGGTCGACCTGGCCGCCATGCGCAGCGCCGTGGCCCGCATGGGGGGCGACCCCAAGCGGATCAACCCGCTGGTGCCGGCGGATCTGGTCATCGACCACTCGGTAATTGTCGACGCCTTCGGCACCCAGTATGCCTTCTTCTACAACGTGGAGAAGGAGTTCGAGCGCAACCGCGAGCGCTACACCCTGCTCCGCTGGGCGCAGAACGCCTTCGACAACTTCCGCGTGGTGCCGCCGGGGACGGGCATCGTCCACCAGGTGAACCTGGAGTATTTGGCCAAGGTGGTCCACCGCCGGGAAGAACACGGCGAGGTGCGGGCCTACCCCGACACCCTGGTGGGCACCGACTCCCACACCACCATGGTCAACGGCATGGGGGTGCTGGGCTGGGGCGTGGGCGGCATCGAGGCCGAGGCGGTGATGCTGGGCCAGCCCTACTTCATGCAGGTGCCCGAGGTGGTGGGCTTCCGCCTGACGGGCCAGCTGCCCGAGGGCGCCACCGCCACCGACCTGGTGCTCACCGTCACCCAGATGCTGCGCAAGAAGGGCGTGGTGGGCAAGTTCGTCGAGTTCTTCGGGCCGGGGCTCTCCAACCTGCCCCTGGCGGACCGGGCCACCATCGGCAACATGGCCCCCGAGTACGGCGCCACCTGCGGGTTCTTCCCCGTGGACAGGGAGACCCTGGGCTACCTGCGCCTGACGGGCCGGGACGAGGAGCACATCGCCCTGGTGGAGCGGTACTGCAAGGAGCAGGGCCTCTACCGCACCGACCAGACGCCCGACCCCGTCTACAGCGACGTGCTGGAACTCGACCTGGGCGACGTGGAGCCCAGCCTGGCCGGGCCGCGGCGGCCCCAGGACCGGGTGCCGCTGCGGGAGGCGGGCCGCGCCTTCCGCGAGGCGCTGGCCACCTTCGGCAAGAAGCCCAGCGACACCTCGGTGCCCTTCCGGCCGGGCGCCGAGCCGGGGCGCGAGGCCGCCCGGGCGGGTGCGGCCGCGGCCGGCGGGGACGGCGCGGGAGCCGGAGCGGCCCATGCCGGTTCGTCCGGCGAGGGCGGCGGCGTGGCGGTGCTGACCCGGCCCAGGACCACCACCGAGCTCACCCACGGCTCGGTGGTCATCGCCGCCATCACCAGCTGCACCAACACCTCCAACCCCTCGGTGATGCTGGCGGCGGGCCTGCTGGCCAAGAAGGCGGTGGAGCGGGGCCTGACGGTCAAGCCCTACGTCAAGACCAGCCTGGCGCCGGGCTCCCGGGTGGTGACCGACTACCTGCGGGAGGCGGGGCTGCTGCCGTATCTCGAGGCGCTGCGCTTCCACGTGGTGGGTTACGGCTGCACCACCTGCATCGGCAACAGCGGCGCCCTGCCCGAAGACGTGGCCCAGGCCATCACCGAGAACGACTTGGTGGCGGCGGCCGTGCTCAGCGGCAACCGCAACTTCGAGGGCCGCATCAACCCGCTGGTCAAGGCCAACTACCTGGCCTCGCCGCCCCTGGTGGTGGCCTACGCCCTGGCCGGCACGGTGGACATCAACCTGCTGGAAGACCCCCTGGGCTATGACCCCAACGGGCGGCCCGTCTACCTGCGGGACATCTGGCCCACCCAGGAGGAGATCCAGGCGACCATCCGCCAGGTGGTGCGGCCCGAGCTGTTCAAGAAGGAGTACGCCCGGGTCTTCGAGGGCCCCGAGCAGTGGCGCCAGCTGCCCGCGCCCGAGGGCGACCTGTACAACTGGGATCCGGCCTCGACCTACATCCAGGAGCCGCCCTTCTTCAAGGACATGGGGGACGAACCCGGCCGGCCGGAGGACATCGTCCGGGCCCGGGTGCTGGCCCTCCTGGGCGACTCCATCACCACCGACCACATCTCGCCGGCGGGCTCGATCCCCAAGAACAGCCCGGCGGGCCAGTACCTCCTGGAGCGCGGCGTCAAGTGGGAGGAGTTCAACACCTACGGCTCGCGCCGCGGCAACCACGAGGTGATGATGCGGGGCACCTTCGCCAACATCCGGCTGCGCAACCAGCTGGTCCCCGGCACCGAGGGCGGCTGGACCCTGCACATCCCCAGCGGCCAGAAGATGACCATCTACGACGCCGCCATGCGCTACCAGCAGGAGGGCACGCCGCTGATCGTCATCGGCGGCAAGGAGTACGGCACCGGCAGCTCCCGCGACTGGGCGGCCAAGGGCACCTACCTGCTGGGCGTCAAGGCGGTGATCGCCGAGAGCTTCGAGCGGATCCACCGGAGCAACCTGGTGGGCATGGGCGTGCTGCCGCTGCAGTTCGTCGACGGGCAGAACGCGGCGAGCCTGGGGCTGACCGGCACCGAGGAGTACTCCATCACCGGCATCGGCGAAGGCCTCGCGCCGCGCAAGCGCCTGCAGGTGACGGCCCGCCGCGACGACGGCAGCGAGGTGCGCTTCGAGGTGCTGTGCCGGCTGGACACGCCCATCGAGGTGGAGTACTACCGGCACGGCGGCATCCTGCAGAAGGTGCTGCGGCAGATCATGCGGGCGGCGTGA